The DNA segment CTCATCTGAAAAGGTCAGAAATCCTCACGGTCAAATTCGAGGGAAGGGATGGAGGCCTTTGACATGAGCTGCCAACAAGAGAAAGTGGACAGGCTTTGGAGAAACCAGGAGATGGCTAGAGGGTACGCAGGAAACCAGGTCCATAACACCCTCACACAGCTGGACCAAACGGGGGAAAGAAACCAGGAGGTTGAAAATAGGGGTGGATCGTAGATAGTTGAGAATGCgtatgttggtgtgtgtgtgtgtgtctgtggcaTGTAGAAAGTGtgtatgtacgtgtgtgtgtgtgtgtgtaagtaagtGTGCGCACACTCTGTGGGTGCCTGTTCTGTGCTGAAGTGTGTGAGTAGCGCCTGACGGCGGCGGCAGCAGCTCACACCAGGTTGTACTCTTTTAGGTTGAGCTGCAGGATGGTGTCCTTCACTGCGGCGAAGACGAAGCGGATGTTCTCCGTGTCTGTGGCACAGGTGAAGTGCGAGTAGATGATTTTGTCGCTGTCTGGGTTCAGGTCCACAAACATCTTGAGGATAAACTCCCTTGCGGCCTGGGCATCCCGCTGAGGACCTGCAGGAGGAAAGCCATAATTAGTTATTCTAGTTGAATGATATCAGTGGATAAACTCTATTGGTCTATTAGTTATTTGGGATGCAACAAGGCATCGTACATCGTCAGAAACTGGCAagggcagtggtcaaaagccttGGCTTGatggcttggctcgacccgccattccttaagatccacagaagacaagcatccaggcttttttctgtcctggcaccgaaggtCTGAACTTCTGAACAGCCAGTCGCTCACCCTATTACtgtcaaatgcagactgaagacccacctcttcaaaGAGTACTTAGCCGAAGTGTAGtgcagagtattatggtctccatacggACTTTTGTCTTTAGTAATATCTAAGTTAAGCtatctttggatcctagtctatacaaactagctacgggtattttctgagtgaacagtgaagcacttttgttgcTCTGGAgcagagtgtctgctaaatgccttaaatgtaaatgtaaattacgGGAACACAAAGGTCAGCGATACCTATATCAATACTTTTtcacaaaacaataacaatgCTGACAAAAACTTCCAGTGATTATGATTTGTATTCAAAATTTGCTTCACTACATCCAGTTAGCAAGAGGGAATAGCCTACAAGCTAATGCCAGCTGACTGGCTTGTTCTAGCTCTTCTTCACTTCCACATCTTTGGAAACAAACCGGATGACCAAACTAGTTGGCTACCAAACTGCAGCTAACCACACATCAGAGGGGAAAGTGATGCACCACGCAAGAACGCCAAAAAGTTCTTGAAAAAGCGagcgggtgctaggctaaacCCAACACATCGTGCTGAGAGGacactatctggtaagactagggaataacaataattagttattagttataaTTAGTGTTTACAACATAAAAAACAGACCTAATTTTTTCCTCTGAAAGGAGAATCTGCGTGTTTTATTCTATgggagtgtttattttaaacgGCAGGACTTTGTAAACCTTTACAGTACAGATGTAGCGGCTCAGAAAACTCACAGACCAATTCCATCAGATCTGTGCATTatgattgagtgagtgagtgagtgacacaCTGGGAAGTTTATACCTTTGCTCTATAATATTTATTTGGGTTAGAAGGATATGGTTTCTGCTCATCTTATCGGTCACTTGGCATAGATTAAACTGTGGATAATTGTGCCAGAAGGCTCAATGCTTTAGTCAAGAAATGAAATAATAGTTGATATGTTACTCACTTATAGAAATCATTTTTAGTTGCAGCTTTAATGGCTTGAACTTAAAGTTCAAGGCCTTGCTACAAATACCAGTTTGAGCAATAGAAAGCctgtaaaatgttcaattactTCAGGCCAAAAATGGTCAGAATTAGGTTCAGGAAACAATACTCTCAAAAtatacatttcttcagtttgtgGCACACAGTAAATGCCATTTACCTTGTTTTCAAATGTAATTCTTTGGTAACCAACAACCACATTAGCAATAGGTTTATTTATTAGGCAGTGCAGCTTGCTTTCCCATGAACTTCACCCTGGATTAGCTGGTTTTCTTTGCTAAAGAATCTGATTTCAAAAGGGCTAAAATAAACTGAAAGCTTAAATTTAATACCCATTTCTGAACGCTGTCCAGGTGAGAAAACACTCACTCACGTTAACAAAAATGTACCCTAAACAAATTCAGGAATACACCATATGCACAACAGAAAATCAAGGAATCTTATTATATAAAgagagtttatcttgcttttgttggagtaagtctctactgtccagagggggctttattccccatgcctggcattaggaatggtgccaaaaggttcacgTGTATCTGCTCCAAAGTGTCCTAATCTActagcaatacttctctacagggactagacaagctgtgtgcatggatttgcacatctatgtcagtaataagtgcaacttaaagcatttaaggcattcattagaaggggtgtccacaaacatttggacattgtgtATGAACTGAATTACTGTTTTCCAAGTTTCTTTGCTCTGCATAATCTGATATCTCTGCTGTTCCGACACACCTTATCCAACTAATAAGCTAATGAGTGAATGAGTTGAAGTACTCAATACatgtgtaaagaaatctgaaatTAACTCGTACCATCAAACTCTGGGAAGTAGTCGACCAGGTGGGAGTAGGAGATCTTCTCTTCTAGTAGATCCTTCTTGTTGAGGAAGAGGATGACAGAGGAGTTTTGGAACCAGGGATATGTGATTATCGTCCTGAAGAGGGCCTTACTCTCCTCCATACGATTCTAGAAGCAAAGCAGAAAAGGGGAAGCCAGGAGGTCCTTGTTAGTACTGCGGATGCAACATTGCCAAGAAGGGGACAAATGGACTAGACAATAATTAAGCAGCATTCCATGCAGCGAAGCCCAGTGACACTGGACCCCATTTGCAGGGAAGAAAAGATTTGACCAATATTTAAAACTAATGTACTGAAGCAACTTGCTGGGTCACAAATAATTTCACATGGGGGAGATATGAGACCCACCCAGAATTGTAGCCAATTATGCACTCATGGACTCCTGGGTGCCCAGATGGCTGTGGATCAAATTCACAATCTTGTGATGATCGGGCCAACACAAAGAAAGTTGAACCCAAGCACTTTAAAATAatgggttattgatgacagggttgtcaATAACCAGGTTCGATAACCCCCCTGTTATCCTGGAATCCTGGAATTCTTACCTCGTTGTCGGACTCGACTAAAACCTGGTCATATTCGCTCAGTGCCACCAGGAACATGATGGACGTCACATTCTCGAAACAGTGGATCCACTTCCTGCGTTCGGACCTCTGGCCCCCAACATCCACCATTCTGAGAGGCAGAGGATGGGTCAGGAAGAGAGAAACAGCATCCTTAGCTTAGTACCCCTGAATCCTGTGTACCTTTAGTTACAGTGAAACCACACAAAAAGACCAAATCCTATAGATCTACAGTGGCAGAAGCAGCCTCTGATGCCTCTTAAATGAAATGCTGTTTTATAAAATGGGTTTAAAATGTTCAAGACCCCCAAGTAGCTGTCAGAGGAGAGCGAGCATTGGGTATCTGAAGTTTACTACAATGGTGTGAATCATGTGTGATATTCAAAAGTCTTCTTAACCACAAATCCAAATTAAGAGTCCGTATAGGAGGAGCTCAGAGGCCGGTTCTCCACAAGTGCATTTAAATAAACCTTCTGTGTGGCATAACTCCCTCAGAGCACCATTTTTTGGGTCGCTATGAAGGGAGTTAACAGTTTTATAAAGACGCTGTGTGTGCTGCTACTAgttccactactactacacactGTGCACCCCCCTCCCAAACCCCAAAAAAGGGCCTCAGTAAGCTACGAGGACTACGATCTACACCAACGTGCCCTCAGGATACAAACCGGTGGTCAGTTCACAATACAAGCCAAGCAGTGACATGACATGGGGTGGCTCTAGCAAAGGAGAGGGAGCTGTTCagaaggaaaggaaagaaagaaagatggacagaaaggaGAGCAGGGGCACCTCTTCTTGATCCTTTAGAAGCTGAAGAAACGGTCCATCCACAACCAACTGGGCTACAACAACTATGTGGACAAAGTTTATTTGAAGAACCAGAGAATCTAAAGAACCAGGACTGAGTATAGAGAGAGGACACTTGatttatatagatttttaaAGGTCTTATATACCGGTGTCTCATTGGCTTCATACCTCACCGTAACGGCAGGACCAAAATGAGGACAGCACTTTGGAAGAAAGGAggggagggaagaaaaaaaaaaaaaaagtcggtTGAATTGACCTGACAGTGAACTTCCTCCTTCATGTAACCACACAGCTTCCTGTGTCTGCCACATGAGAGGCATTCGGCCAGTTAAGGAATCCATTCAAAAACACAGCAGAGTTCATCTGCTGAGACCTCTGTGCAAGTCTGCGAGAGGGATTCCAGACTGAGGTTCGTAAACATTGCAAATGAAATACTGCTGGATAACAACTGAAGCttatcccaaaaatactgggaCACCTTcaattcattgtttattctaaaatcaaggggattCACACCTcttccttttgttggagtaactgtctctactgtccagggaagaaggctttctactagattttgaaggggCATTGCTgatcagcaacaagagctttagtagtggagttaggatgttggatgatcatcaccccaactcatcccagaagtttTGGAAAgtagcaccaaccatcattccagagaacacagttccactgctccacagctcaacgctggggggctttatacccctctagtccaggcctggcattaggcatggtgccaataggtttatattTATCAgctctggagagtcctattctattggcagtacttctctacagggactagacaagcagtgtgtgtgcatttgtacatcttcATCAGGGTgtatgggtgcaacttaaaacagctgaatgcattcattaggaggagtgtccacaaacatttggacatgtagtatatCTCTAACAGGATTGgtttttgctttgctttttgaAACTGGTTCACACAGAGCTTAGCTCTTAGCATTTGGAATCAGCATTAATGCTATATaactttaatgtaatttaatgcaATATGTTTTTGCATTTATAAAATAACCAATAGTAAAATATCTGATCTTCTGAAGAACCGGAGTGTAGATCTGCACTAATAACAGACGTTCTCTGTTCGTTTCActgagctatatatatatatatatatatgtatatatatgtatgtatgtatatgtaaaacatttttataaaaataacaCAGTGGATTTAGTTTTCGCTGGTGCTAAAACTGAGTGCAGCCTCCAAGGGTTAAACACCGGTCACCCGAGTGCGCTGGACAAAGGCTGGGAATGGAGATAGATGGCGTTAGAGGCCGGGTGCAGGCGCGATGGCTGATCGCAGAGGTGGATTTTGGGGCGGACAGCGCCCCCGCCGTCGTTTCAGTCCTGAGCCAGCAGCCCACAGAGGGGCCTTTGATAAATGAGGCCCTCTAGGAGAGCCTGCCTAAAATAAAGCTCCTTCACATCGCCGTCCTCATTTCCTTCAGCCGGGGGCTCGCTGACCTACTTCCAAACATGCACGGGCTCTATAATGTAGGACGAGCCGCCACGGTCGCTCAGGCAAAACTTCAGAACGGACACGGAGAGGAGAGGggtaggagggagggagggagagaagagacgagaagagaagagaagaatgacagggagaaaaggaggagaaagtagtgcgagagagacaaagagagaggagaatgatgagggaagaagagaaaaagaggaatatggatggaggagagagagtaagacaATGTAttatgtgtaagagagagactACATTATTAGGAGACGTTTAATGTATTAGAGTAAGCGAGAGAGCGCtttacaagagagagagagtgtataaTATGAAAGAGAGAAttagtagagagagagagagagagagagtattaggagagagcagaagagagagagagagcaggagaaggagagagagagagagagagagtattaggagagagcaggagagagagggagagagagagagagagtattaggagagagcagaagagagagagagagagcaggagaaggagagagcaggagagagagagagagagagagagagagagagagagagagagagagtattaggagagagcaggagagggagagagagagagagagagagagagagagagagcaggagaaggagagagagagagagagagagagagtattaggagagagcagaagagagagagagagcaggagaaggagagagcaggagaaggagagagagagagagagagagagagagagagagagagagagtgagtattaggagagagcaggagagagggggagagagagagagagagagagagagagagagagagagagagatagatcgCTTGGTTTGCTGAATAAATATCAGCGAACAGTACCGGTTCAATTAGCATATCAGCTGATCTTCTCTTATTGaccttcacacacaaacatcagaCCCGCCTGCCTCGTCTCCGTCCAAATAAGGAACTCTAAAACAGTGAAACCCAGAAAGGCTCGTTCCTCTTGCTAGACAACTGCTGAGAACAGGTTTGTGGGTTTTCAGAACTCAAAGAAAAATCGATGGATCCACAGCAGAGTCAGCTATGATTGATGCTTGTGTACAGTCTGATCTTTTTAGGTCAGAAAACTAAACTCCTGCTTGAAACCAATGGCTGAGAATCGAAGACTCTGTAAGAAGGTTCAGCTTTTAATGGACTAGACCCATTTCTACACCAACACCTAGACAAGAGCGACGGAAGTAGAGTGTCTTCTACCTGAAAATGATGCTTTGCAAGTCGAAAGGGTACTCAATGATCCCTGTGGTTGGGATTCGAACCCTAAGCACATCCTGCTGGGTGGGTAGATAGGATGATTCAGCAATACGATCCAGATCGGATAGATagctagagagagacagagacggagagagaaagagagagacacacacaacaTAATGAAGACTGGTTTTAAAAGAACAGTTCCCCTCCTACTTCACAAGCCAGTGGGTCAGTCCAGTGCTAAAGGCCTCTGCTTTGGGCCAGTCCAACTGAGAGGTGCTGGGACGTGGTTAGCATCCATCACACCACTGTGGTATTCCTCAGAGTTGGAGATGCGCCCTACAGAAAGCTTTCTGGGTCTGGCCAGGGTGGTCTAATAAAAGCATTTTTGGCATGTTTAATGTGTTGCTTAAGGAATCAGGGACTATTTTCTTCATGAAACACCTCAGAACAGTTCGAGACCCCTTAAGCTTCTTTGCATCTGGACATCCTAATGCTAAACATGAGGGACAGGGTATGAAAACAGCTGAAAAACACTCTTAAGGCCATTCACTcaacttttcttgttttttcagACCTCAATCAGACCTTCACCATGTTGTAAATTTAAAATCTTTGAAATGGGCTTCACCTAGCATTTCCTAATGATGATGACTGCAACAGAACCATAGCCATAGCCTAGTAAGCTATTTAAAATCAGAGCTACTTCAGTTATGCGAGAGCTTAAACCCTTTTAGGGTGCCCAAAGctttgcatggtgctccatTCCTTTTTCCAATTGTACAAACCAAAATAATTTACTAATCTTGCTTGAAAGATCTTTAACTGTATgctttttggagatcagttcatcttctacttacTGAAATCTTCACCGCACAGCCACTGTACCTGTAATAAGTCAAGCGATGAGTCAATGAAGCTTCAGGGGGTTTAAACTGTTGATCGGTGGTTTAGCTCAGGTTTTACAGGTTTATTGGTTATAATCTGCCTCCTGGATCCTGGCCAGTCCCAGAAAAGCCACAGTGTAGGGACGCAGATGATCATTAGCAGCTTTCAGACAGTGatgtgcagtgtgtttgtgttcatgagACAGAGGCTGTGCATTGCAGCTGTAGATCCGCACACAGTGGGCTTCAGTACCGGTACCTGAAGATGACATTCTCCAGGTCAAAGGGGTACTCTATGATGCCTGTGGTGGGCACACGCACCCGCAGGACGTCCTGCTGAGTGGGGATGTACCCCGAGGCTGTTACCCGCTCGAGATCAGTTAGGTAACTGCAGGATGAAGGGCAATGTAAATCCACACAACAgctccaacacacactccacacccccacccctcccgcAAACACCTGAAAACACATGTAGGCTAGGTGATCAATGTTAACCATTAATTAACTACTTACCAAACACTGGTAATTCATTTTTTCCCcatgtttattttctttgcaACAGCAGGTGCAGTTGGCCTAATTGTACTCGATTAATCTTATGATGCctataatgaaataaatagggGGGGGGGTAGCTAACTTGAGTAGCTAATTTAATCGGTCATTAATTGTAATCAAGGTAAAATGTGAAACTAATCGTGATATTGATCGGAGGTACTAATCGTGATATTGATCGGAGGTCATAAAAGCCAGCACTATCCAGTAGCGGCTGAAAAGAAAAGGTACAGGTGTAGAACACTTTTGTTTACCACAGGACGGTTTATAATGATATAACAGTGGGtcataatatttttaaatgactgttagtacatacattatattatttatatttatattacacaCACTCCCTTCTGATTGATACCCACTTCTTATAataagaacaaaacaaaaaacaagaataTCTTAACCAGCCAATTCAAAGCCCAAATCATTTGCATGTAATACCAGCTCAGACAAGCAGGGGGCACTGTTCTGCACATTACGCATTACACCGTCTTTCttggctctctctctttaacaATGCCTCACACATTTGATAATTATAAGCTGCAGGTCTGTGACCCGGCAAACTCATTCAGAGTGAATCAGGGCTGCCTATGAATTCATCTACAATTCACTGTAAAGACACTCATTAGTGTCCTTCGCCGGCCGGATCAATGCTACATTCAGACGCAAGGTTCAAGGACAGTAGCTGAGATTCTGCCTGCTTTGAGTGTGCCAAAGAAAAAacgaaaagggaaaaaaaaaagaggcctaGAGGTTAGAACCCATTCAGAGCAACCAGAGAAATTCCTTGAGAACACAGTTTATAATCTCCCTGATTTTCATTCACATATTTGAATGGTATTagttcactctctctcagacacacacacacacagatcccaacaaactattataataataaataatacacacatacacacacacacacacacatatacatatacatatatatatatatatacacatacatatacatacatatatacacacacacacacacatacacacaccataacattaaaaccatccgTCTAATGGTGTATGCCCCCCTTATGCCACTATAACAGATCTGACCCATCAACGCAtggactccacgagacctctAAAGGTCTCCAGTGAGATTCAACATCTAGATGTTTGCAGCTGATCCTGCAggatggggcctccatgagcctGGGGAACTTGTGACCCTGTGGCCGGtccaccagttgtccttccttggagcactcttggtaggtactaataactgcatactgggaacaacccatgatgttttggagaggatctgacccagtcgtctagccttccttaagcttgtccatttttccaggCAACACTTCAGAACTGActattcacttgctgcctgatatagATCCCATCCCTTGACCATTAtggctgatacacacacacacacttattcaaGCCAGCATGCAATAGGGACAGGGTACATTCATCTCTTTCAACTATTATTTCACTTATAACATCTGATATTTACTGATAACATCAAACTCTCTAATCAAGCAAAAACAAACGAAAACATTAACATGAACACACCTACAGCCACTCCTTACACCCAACCCTTTCAATTCAGCATCACCTTCCACATTAGCAGTGCATGTACTCACTATTTAGTGGAGTCGGAAAGCTGGTACTCCCTGCGGCGGTCGTAGGCTTCCTGAATGCCTGGATCTGACCACAGCATCTTAATGGCACTGATGTAGGGCTGGTCAAATGACGACACCTTCTCAATATCCACCTCTTTCACCAGCATGGCGTTGGCCTGTGGTCAGATTATGATGGCAGAGATGAAGAAAATGAAATTACAATATGGGAAGTGACCAACATGCATAAGGGAAATGAAAGACGAATATTGTAAGCCTGTGGCAGAAACTCGTGCAGCCCTGTCTTAGGAGAGATAATGCAGGCTGTTTAGTAAGGTCAGACAGGGTCTACAGTGAGCTCAATAAGGGTGTTCCTGTTTTTTGGCTCTGTTCCGCAAACTCTAATTCAAATGACATAATGACTTCTGGGAGGGGTAGTTCAGAGAAAATCATATTTACACAATTACCCCAAAATGTAGCCGAACGGCCAAGGCTGTTTTCTTCTTGAGTTTCGGGCTGGAGGTACGAGGacaatgtagctaacaagtaatgggagCTTATAACCCACCTATTAACCTAATTGTTTTcctgtacttttgtccatttctttatttttttttttttacagagaacAGCACATAGAGCACTGCAGACAATAATAACGTCGTATAATGGCTGGTAGTGCTGTTTTTAGGAAGGCTACACCAGCACCATTCCAATATACAAACTAATTCATGTGTGTCAATGCAGATGCTCACATACCCACACACTTAGAACTACTACCTGGCTCTGCCTGGGTTAGCATTGCACGCAAATGTGATTAGTTGTACTGGGATTCAAAATCCAGGAAGTATCTGACAGCTGACTCTAAAGATGTCTGATCCTTTAATGATCAGGTAGGTGTTTGTCTGTGCCAGGGGTGTTAAAGGAACAGTCTGGTGaaaaatcaaatgaacatgatttatcaAATGACCTCATACACAGTCAATCGACCTATAAATGTGTTTGAACCCTGATGTTgccttctttagtttagaatgggACATGCTAGGATAACACTACTAACAAGCACTGAACCTGGACTATTACCAGTCTCGTCTTGGAAAacacaaatgaaaataaataaataaataaaggtttaaGGTGGTGGTAACTTCAGGCTAGAAAAAAAGTACATATGTCGTACAAACGACAGAAGGCTGCATATCACGTTGTCCTCATATCAGTATTTAACCACGATTTTGACATTGTACATATGCTAATTCGCTCACAGATCTGCGTTAATGTTAAAGCTGTAAATTTTAACGTCACTGTAGCTGCATCCCAACTCGCACACGTCTTCACTTTACTGAGGAAACTACACTAATAAATGCAATTCTAATGGTGGCTAGTTTTGAAACCctgtagaagtagtagtagtagtagtagtagatacATGGCTCGCACATGGATGTACTGCGCACATGGATGTACTGCGATTACAACAGAACCCAAATACCCACAGATACCTATCTGGAGATAAAACATTTACAGACTGGTTAGAGGCTCATTTGCACACTTACTGCTTCTGTAAAGTCTGATACAAACCGAAAGTCCAAGTTCTACCCTACTCTTGTTGAATAATGAGAAGCAAACACACTTCCATAGTGCTTCTGTAAGAGCTCATCCGGTTCGGCCCCTCACCTTGTTCTGCTCGTACTTGTAGCCGATTTTCAGCGTCTCTGTGGCACGGATCATAGCCTGCATAGAGGTGAAGATGTtctggtagaccagcttggtGAAGCCACGCTTGTCTTCGTCTGTGTAGCCGGTGCCATGGATGATACGCATTTGCTTTATGAACGTGCTCTTGCCGCTCTCTCCCGTACCTACAGAGCAAAAGAAGACAAGGGTCAGGGTCAGAGAGATCTGTCTGGTAATGGTTATTTCCTTCATGTCAATGAATCATCTACAgaccatttacattacatttacatacactagtAAATGCATTTTGTGCTTGGCTGTTGAATCTATTTGTACATAGTTGGTTAGTAAGTGGAGGTTTAGGCACCATGTCCGTACTGAATAGCTCAATGAGCACAAGGCGAGGAGTTGAGCCAAGAACGGCtacaaagttcagatattacaGCAAAGACCGCAAACTGGACCACCAATCGGCAACGGCATTTCAACAATGGGAGGTTTGGGACCAAAatctttatgttaaaaaaggttctgtggcgtCAAATCACCTCTTTTCTGTTTCCTGTCCCATTTCATgagaccctgcctggtaaaagACCTCAGAGCCTAAAGATGTAGACCAtatatttactagtgtttagatgtgatgggcccaggacctcatgaacatggcttgtgactaacaCAGCAGTTGCCCAGCAATGCTACCGTTGCATTGCTGGGTGCGGTAAGGATGGTAATGCAGAGATAGCTATGCTAAGGCTGTGGTAGGGATGCTAACAACATGGCAGTGACACTGGGCGAGGCCGGCACGCTGCAAACGGCACGGTAGGAAGGTTGAGTCGATGTGCTATGGCTACAGAATTCGACACACACATCAATGCCACAGTATGTCTTCACTCCACTTACATTTACGACCTTATCTTAAAAGCAAGGAGACCCAGCCTCAGCTTCCCTAAGATTACATCTTCTCTCAGCAGCACAGACGCCTGTTAGTTTTATGGCAAAATGCAGTCCTCAGACAGACTGTCAGTACGAGATGGACGAGTCTCTTCTAGACAAACAGGAGGCAGTCCTTGCGCATGCGCAGGTTTGCTGACAGtcagaaactgtggaggaacctcttaaggtgctttgaggaacctttaagaaacattttcttcctcaaagcaccttaaaagtttcaaactgaagaacctccaaaagttccttaaggatcttATATTTTAACAGTAGAGTATAGTATAATCAGCACACGTTTT comes from the Salminus brasiliensis chromosome 23, fSalBra1.hap2, whole genome shotgun sequence genome and includes:
- the gna11b gene encoding guanine nucleotide-binding protein subunit alpha-11b isoform X2 — its product is MTLESMMACCLSEEAKESKRINAEIDKQLRRDKRDARRELKLLLLGTGESGKSTFIKQMRIIHGTGYTDEDKRGFTKLVYQNIFTSMQAMIRATETLKIGYKYEQNKANAMLVKEVDIEKVSSFDQPYISAIKMLWSDPGIQEAYDRRREYQLSDSTKYYLTDLERVTASGYIPTQQDVLRVRVPTTGIIEYPFDLENVIFSYLSDLDRIAESSYLPTQQDVLRVRIPTTGIIEYPFDLQSIIFRMVDVGGQRSERRKWIHCFENVTSIMFLVALSEYDQVLVESDNENRMEESKALFRTIITYPWFQNSSVILFLNKKDLLEEKISYSHLVDYFPEFDGPQRDAQAAREFILKMFVDLNPDSDKIIYSHFTCATDTENIRFVFAAVKDTILQLNLKEYNLV
- the gna11b gene encoding guanine nucleotide-binding protein subunit alpha-11b isoform X1, translating into MTLESMMACCLSEEAKESKRINAEIDKQLRRDKRDARRELKLLLLGTGESGKSTFIKQMRIIHGTGYTDEDKRGFTKLVYQNIFTSMQAMIRATETLKIGYKYEQNKANAMLVKEVDIEKVSSFDQPYISAIKMLWSDPGIQEAYDRRREYQLSDSTKYYLSDLDRIAESSYLPTQQDVLRVRIPTTGIIEYPFDLQSIIFRMVDVGGQRSERRKWIHCFENVTSIMFLVALSEYDQVLVESDNENRMEESKALFRTIITYPWFQNSSVILFLNKKDLLEEKISYSHLVDYFPEFDGPQRDAQAAREFILKMFVDLNPDSDKIIYSHFTCATDTENIRFVFAAVKDTILQLNLKEYNLV